TGGTCTACGATTATTATAACCGTCCTACGCTGCGCATACTCGAGGGCCTGCTTTACGAATCACCCTACTATGATGAGAGACTGCAATCCCTAAGGTTGTTCCGCCTCGAAGGTGATGCGAGCCGCGACTTCTTCATGAGCACGCCGCGTCTGCATAAAGAGGGGGAGATCAACTGGACGACGCCGTTCGCCGCTGACCGGGTCGATTCGCTATTCAGGCTAGAGCGAGAGTTCCGTCCGGCGGGCCACATCAAAGACTTGCTCGGGTTGGAATCTGTCAACGAAACTACCTTCGAGAAACTCTTCACGCAGAATGCCATTGCGCCCAAAGCGGCGCTTGATCGCTCGCTGCTGCGTCTGCGCTACTATGGGCATGCGACTGTGCTGATGGAATGGAACGGGATAGCGATTCTAACCGACCCATGTATTTCCGCACTGCCACACGGCGGAGGGATAGAGCGCTATTCGTACCATGACTTGCCCGACCACATCGACTTTGCGTTGGTGACGCACAACCACCATGACCACCTGGTCTTTGAGACCCTGCTCAGGCTCAGGAACCGGATCGGCTGCTTAGTTGTCCCGAAAACCAATGGGCTTCTGTATGGGGACACCTCTTTGAGACTGATGGCGAGGAAGCTCGGCGTCCGCAACTGCCTGGAGTTCGACCCGCTTGACTCGGTTGATTTCCCTGGCGGCGAGATCATCAGCGTGCCCTTCCTGGGAGAGCATAGCGACATCGCGCACAGTAAGATCAGCTACGTCGTCCGCGTCGGGAATGAGCGCATCCTGTTTGCGGCTGATTCGGCTTGTCTTGACGAAGGCATTTATAGAAATCTGCGCAGAATCATCGGACCCATTCAGACGGTCTTCCTGGGCATGGAGTGTGTGGGCGCTCCTCTCACCTGGCATTGCGGGTCGTTGCTGCCGAAGCTTCCCGATTACCACCACGATCAGTCGCGGCGGTCGCACGGCTGCGACGCCGCGGGGGGGCTGCGCCTGCTAGAGATTCTCGAAGCCAAGAGATTCTATAACTACGCAATGGGTTTAGAGCCCTGGATGGAGTTCCTCTTGGGGCTGGGACTGACCGAAGCCTCGACCCAGATTCAGCAATCAAACCAACTGCTCCGCAAAGCGCGAGGCCGCGGGCTTCTGGCCGCCGAACGGCTCTTCGCCAAGCGCGACATCTATCTGCCGAGCGAATCTACAGCCAGACGAAAGCATCAGCCGCTGACCGGCAACAGGGCCGATGAGTGCCCGGGCGATCAGCAAGACCGCGGCGAGCCGGCCCTCTGGTTTCTCATGGCCTCAGACCCGGATCCTCTTTTTTCCGTTTCCAGCGCCCTGGCGCAAGTCCGCGGCAGACTGAACCTGGACGCACTCGACTGCGCCCTGCGCACAACCGTCTCGTCCGACCAAGTTTTTGCCAGCACCTTTCGCGAACACAACGGCACCTCTGCGCGCAACGGCAAGCTTCCCCGTTACGTGAGGCTAAAGGTTATCGATCTCACCGGACTTGGCTCCGAAGATATTGCGGGCGCCGTTTGCGCTTCATTGCTGGGCGAGCAGGGGCAGCATTCGGATTCCAAGGCGCGGCCCCTGCCGAGCGCCTGCCTGATCAGCTTGTCCGCGGAGAATCACTACGTCGTGGTTATGAGTCACCGGCTGGCTTGTGATAGCTGGGCGCTCGGCCGTTTGCTGAAAGAGGTGGCCGAAATATATGCGAAGCTGGTTACAGACGGCACCGCCTGCCGGCCCGAGCGACCATCACCACATCGCACAGCAGGCGGAGGAGCATTTGACAGCGAGGGGCAGCGGGGTGCGCCGGTTATCTTCAGCAACTTGGGCGACGAGAAGTACCGTGTTGACCCGGTGCGGATTAGCGGGCCACTGCTGGAATCCGCGACGAGATTGGCCACCGACAGCGAATGCGATTTGTGGCTGATCCTTCTGGCCGCTTTTCAAGTCATGATCCAGGCCATCGAATTGGGGGAAGAGGTGGATGTGCGAGCCATCGTGGAACAAGCGAATAGCCAACCGCCCGGCTACTTAGCTTCCGTGCTGAGACTGGTGACGGACGTGTCGGGCAGCCTCAGCTTTACCCGGCTCGCCGAGCGCCTGCGGGAAGTCGTGAAGCGGGCGACGGAAACGCAGAAGGTCATTGATGAGGCCGCGATGGCACGGCTCAGGCGGGAATTTGAATTCGACGATGGGGCTACGCTGCGTCCGGTCTTCCTCATCAAGAGGAAGTTTCAGGCAGAGATGAGACTGCCCAACAGTGAGTGGAGCTTCCTGGACGTGCTGCCAGCGCGAACAGAATCCGGCTTGATGCTGTGTCTATATCAGGACGCAGCCGGCATTTCAGGTGTGTTGCGCCATGACGAGAACCTCTTCAAGTGGAGGACCGTGGCTGACCTCGGCAACCCGTATGAAGCCATTTTACGCGAGGTCGCCCTCAATCCAGGCAAGCCCTTTTATGATCTGTGCAGCCTGAGGAAAGCGCCTGACGGCGGGGCGGGTTTAGAGGGGGTGG
The DNA window shown above is from Blastocatellia bacterium and carries:
- a CDS encoding condensation domain-containing protein yields the protein MPIRKQYRLADSTVVEPLVHKWHAWSHVLSPLTAGFHLLNYQCNTMKSYLDDPESHARACSDPTLKGSPFINTPVDRAEEIRRLLDDTIAKLGKNMELATAVVTYYNKLVDEAKGQSIEPFYESLPRELQGYVELVYDYYNRPTLRILEGLLYESPYYDERLQSLRLFRLEGDASRDFFMSTPRLHKEGEINWTTPFAADRVDSLFRLEREFRPAGHIKDLLGLESVNETTFEKLFTQNAIAPKAALDRSLLRLRYYGHATVLMEWNGIAILTDPCISALPHGGGIERYSYHDLPDHIDFALVTHNHHDHLVFETLLRLRNRIGCLVVPKTNGLLYGDTSLRLMARKLGVRNCLEFDPLDSVDFPGGEIISVPFLGEHSDIAHSKISYVVRVGNERILFAADSACLDEGIYRNLRRIIGPIQTVFLGMECVGAPLTWHCGSLLPKLPDYHHDQSRRSHGCDAAGGLRLLEILEAKRFYNYAMGLEPWMEFLLGLGLTEASTQIQQSNQLLRKARGRGLLAAERLFAKRDIYLPSESTARRKHQPLTGNRADECPGDQQDRGEPALWFLMASDPDPLFSVSSALAQVRGRLNLDALDCALRTTVSSDQVFASTFREHNGTSARNGKLPRYVRLKVIDLTGLGSEDIAGAVCASLLGEQGQHSDSKARPLPSACLISLSAENHYVVVMSHRLACDSWALGRLLKEVAEIYAKLVTDGTACRPERPSPHRTAGGGAFDSEGQRGAPVIFSNLGDEKYRVDPVRISGPLLESATRLATDSECDLWLILLAAFQVMIQAIELGEEVDVRAIVEQANSQPPGYLASVLRLVTDVSGSLSFTRLAERLREVVKRATETQKVIDEAAMARLRREFEFDDGATLRPVFLIKRKFQAEMRLPNSEWSFLDVLPARTESGLMLCLYQDAAGISGVLRHDENLFKWRTVADLGNPYEAILREVALNPGKPFYDLCSLRKAPDGGAGLEGVDLNVQFDFFS